In one Janibacter cremeus genomic region, the following are encoded:
- a CDS encoding GntP family permease: protein MDVALTLIAIALAILLIIRFKVDPVISLIVSSLFLGLSAGVGLAGTTEAITVGFGDIMTEVGLLIGFGVLIGSLLQATGTFRRLVDIIAARVGGRLPYAMAAALSTIFPSIYVDVQVVLASPMARQAAPVIDKRRGLPWLAGSIAIGIFAGYVFVVPGLAAVAVAGLLDLPLGTYLIYGAPIGLITALVVAFLFKLLLSTGFWNERTDIDEDEVEHPDHPHHAAWKAIGTEDEHRAAHDAHDADIEDPDAIPAKALRMPLILRLSPVLIPLVLIAMGAFAELFGSDNAVIAFVGNANIALFIGLLVAFVIGRRTLGGDGTGNALSHGFRTTGEILLITGIGGSLGAVISETGLDKTLAGLFSADAGAPILITVLLSWFIAALLHFAIGSVSVGAITAAGIIAPVVASTGVDPVVIALAIASGAMFALHVNSNFFWMFKSLLGLSTQGALKTLTLATSLGAVVSLPLVLVASIFA, encoded by the coding sequence GTGGACGTCGCCCTCACCCTCATCGCCATCGCCCTTGCGATCCTGCTCATCATCAGGTTCAAGGTCGACCCGGTCATCTCGCTGATCGTCTCCTCGCTCTTCCTCGGCCTGTCTGCCGGGGTGGGGCTGGCGGGGACCACCGAGGCGATCACGGTCGGCTTCGGCGACATCATGACCGAGGTCGGTCTGCTCATCGGCTTCGGTGTCCTCATCGGCTCGCTGCTGCAGGCGACCGGGACCTTCCGTCGGTTGGTGGACATCATCGCCGCCCGGGTCGGGGGCCGTCTGCCCTACGCGATGGCCGCTGCGCTGTCGACGATCTTCCCCTCGATCTACGTCGACGTGCAGGTGGTCCTCGCCTCGCCGATGGCCCGCCAAGCAGCGCCGGTCATCGACAAGCGCCGCGGCCTCCCGTGGCTCGCCGGGTCGATCGCCATCGGCATCTTCGCGGGGTACGTCTTCGTCGTGCCCGGGTTGGCGGCCGTCGCCGTCGCCGGGCTGCTCGACCTCCCCCTGGGCACCTACCTCATCTACGGGGCCCCGATCGGGTTGATCACCGCGTTGGTGGTGGCCTTCCTCTTCAAGCTGCTGCTGAGCACCGGCTTCTGGAACGAGCGCACCGACATCGACGAGGACGAGGTCGAACATCCTGACCACCCGCACCACGCGGCCTGGAAGGCCATCGGCACCGAGGACGAGCACCGGGCGGCGCACGACGCGCACGACGCCGACATCGAGGACCCTGACGCGATCCCGGCCAAGGCGCTGCGGATGCCGCTGATCCTGCGCCTGAGCCCTGTGCTCATCCCGCTCGTGCTCATCGCCATGGGCGCCTTCGCCGAGCTCTTCGGCAGCGACAACGCGGTCATCGCGTTCGTCGGCAATGCCAACATCGCGCTCTTCATCGGCCTGCTCGTCGCCTTCGTGATCGGGCGCCGGACCCTGGGCGGCGACGGCACGGGCAATGCGCTCTCCCACGGCTTCCGCACCACGGGCGAGATCCTGCTCATCACCGGCATCGGTGGCTCGCTGGGCGCCGTCATCAGCGAGACCGGGCTCGACAAGACCCTCGCCGGACTCTTCTCCGCGGACGCCGGGGCACCGATCCTCATCACCGTCCTGCTGTCGTGGTTCATCGCCGCGCTGCTGCACTTCGCCATCGGCTCCGTGTCGGTTGGCGCGATCACCGCGGCCGGCATCATCGCGCCGGTCGTCGCCTCCACCGGGGTCGACCCCGTCGTCATCGCTCTGGCGATCGCCTCGGGTGCGATGTTCGCCCTGCACGTCAACAGCAACTTCTTCTGGATGTTCAAGAGCCTCCTCGGCCTGTCCACCCAGGGCGCGCTGAAGACGCTGACCCTCGCGACCTCCCTCGGCGCGGTCGTCTCGCTGCCGCTGGTGCTCGTGGCCAGTATCTTCGCCTGA
- a CDS encoding 1,4-dihydroxy-2-naphthoyl-CoA synthase gives MSALENVSETFDPQAWEVVPGFEDLTDITYHRSTELGCVRIAFDRPEILNAFRPHTVDELYRTLDHARRSPDVGVVLLTGNGPTPREGSSATTEGWAFCTGGDQRIRGRSGYQYASDPTGDDSVAGIDERRVKAEGGRLHILEVQRLIRTMPKVVIALVGGWAAGGGHSLHVVCDMTIASQHARFKQTDADVGSFDGGYGSAYLAKMVGQKRAREIFFLGRAYTAQEAHEMGAVNAVVEHAEIEVEALQMAREIMAKSPTAIRMVKFALNLTDDGLMGQQVFAGEATRLAYMTDEAVEGRDQFLDKRDPDWSSFPWYF, from the coding sequence GTGAGTGCACTGGAGAACGTCAGCGAGACCTTCGACCCGCAGGCCTGGGAGGTGGTCCCCGGCTTCGAGGACCTCACCGACATCACGTACCACCGCTCCACGGAGCTCGGCTGCGTGCGGATCGCCTTCGACCGCCCCGAGATCCTCAACGCCTTCCGACCGCACACCGTCGACGAGCTCTACCGCACGCTCGACCACGCCCGCCGCAGCCCGGACGTCGGCGTCGTCCTGCTCACCGGCAACGGCCCCACGCCGCGCGAGGGCAGCAGCGCGACGACCGAGGGCTGGGCCTTCTGCACCGGCGGCGACCAGCGCATCCGCGGCCGCTCCGGGTACCAGTACGCGAGCGACCCGACCGGCGACGACAGTGTCGCCGGCATCGACGAGCGCCGGGTCAAGGCCGAAGGGGGCCGGCTGCACATCCTCGAGGTGCAGCGGCTCATCCGCACCATGCCGAAGGTCGTCATCGCCCTCGTCGGCGGCTGGGCCGCCGGCGGCGGGCACTCGCTGCACGTCGTGTGCGACATGACGATCGCCAGCCAGCACGCCCGCTTCAAGCAGACGGACGCCGACGTGGGTTCCTTCGACGGCGGCTACGGGAGCGCCTACCTGGCGAAGATGGTCGGGCAGAAGCGCGCTCGCGAGATCTTCTTCCTCGGCCGCGCCTACACCGCACAGGAGGCCCACGAGATGGGCGCCGTCAACGCGGTCGTCGAGCACGCCGAGATCGAGGTCGAGGCGCTGCAGATGGCCCGCGAGATCATGGCCAAGTCGCCGACAGCGATCCGGATGGTCAAGTTCGCCCTGAACCTCACCGACGACGGGCTCATGGGCCAGCAGGTCTTCGCCGGCGAGGCCACGCGGCTGGCCTACATGACCGACGAGGCCGTCGAGGGGCGTGACCAGTTCCTCGACAAGCGCGACCCGGACTGGTCGTCCTTCCCCTGGTACTTCTGA
- a CDS encoding GTP pyrophosphokinase, with amino-acid sequence MASKQSTRVRRAVQRYAAGREELRAVTDAYVALVTQLLDDAGINYLAVTGRTKSVESFASKAARRLPGGRLAHPKPLTDITDQIGVRVVTYVLSDVAAVAQLLTAQLEVREDRDMGQETADAGRFGYSSRHLLVALDEEREEPGIPTGTLASVQIRTVLQHAWAEFEHDVRYKGSVSAEHGPDFDRRFTLAAGLLELADQQFTAIRDRHREELTSPAEGADDDPRISPTDLAAFLAGQFTDAGWSRTDHYAWISSLLLELGITSLSELREVLRDVDVEAIESRMGYRYPPGAVRRLDDALLSVYGQRYVELHGNAHRVRLLAARLDKFTD; translated from the coding sequence ATGGCGAGCAAGCAGTCGACCCGGGTCCGCAGGGCCGTCCAGCGCTACGCCGCCGGACGCGAGGAGCTGCGCGCCGTCACGGACGCCTATGTCGCCCTCGTGACGCAGCTGCTCGACGACGCGGGCATCAACTACCTGGCGGTGACCGGGCGGACCAAGTCGGTCGAGTCCTTCGCCAGCAAGGCAGCCCGCCGACTGCCGGGTGGCCGGCTCGCGCACCCGAAGCCGCTCACCGACATCACCGACCAGATCGGCGTCCGTGTCGTCACCTACGTGCTCTCCGACGTCGCCGCGGTCGCCCAGCTGCTCACGGCCCAGCTCGAGGTGCGCGAGGACCGCGACATGGGCCAGGAGACGGCGGACGCCGGACGGTTCGGTTACTCGAGCCGGCACCTCCTCGTCGCCCTCGACGAGGAGCGCGAGGAGCCGGGGATCCCCACCGGGACCCTGGCCTCGGTCCAGATCCGCACCGTGCTCCAGCACGCCTGGGCGGAGTTCGAGCACGACGTGCGCTACAAGGGATCCGTCAGCGCGGAGCACGGCCCCGACTTCGACCGCCGGTTCACCCTCGCGGCGGGTCTCCTCGAGCTGGCCGACCAGCAGTTCACCGCCATCCGCGACCGCCACCGCGAGGAGCTCACGTCGCCGGCGGAGGGAGCCGACGACGACCCCCGGATCAGTCCCACCGACCTCGCCGCCTTCCTCGCCGGCCAGTTCACGGACGCCGGCTGGTCCCGCACCGACCACTACGCGTGGATCAGCAGCCTGCTGCTCGAGCTGGGCATCACCTCTCTGTCCGAGCTGCGCGAGGTCCTGCGGGACGTCGACGTCGAGGCCATCGAGTCGCGGATGGGGTACCGCTACCCGCCCGGCGCGGTCCGCCGTCTCGATGACGCCCTGCTGTCGGTGTACGGGCAGCGGTACGTCGAGCTGCACGGCAATGCGCACCGGGTCCGCCTTCTCGCCGCCAGACTGGACAAGTTCACCGACTGA
- a CDS encoding VOC family protein produces the protein MALRWYQVSVDARDAATLARWWADVLDWELGFEDEYEVNVVPPGTSDDPVDTVETWQAMPPTFVFAPVPEGKTVKNRLHIDLAPHIDQDRDALIEELLVKGATRVDVGQDPDVTWTVLADPEGNEFCVLSSRDR, from the coding sequence ATGGCACTTCGCTGGTACCAGGTCTCCGTGGACGCGCGGGACGCCGCAACCCTTGCCCGCTGGTGGGCCGACGTCCTCGACTGGGAGCTCGGCTTCGAGGACGAGTACGAGGTCAACGTCGTCCCGCCCGGGACCAGCGACGACCCCGTCGACACGGTGGAGACGTGGCAGGCGATGCCGCCGACCTTCGTCTTCGCGCCGGTACCCGAGGGCAAGACGGTGAAGAACCGCCTGCACATCGACCTCGCCCCGCACATCGACCAGGACCGGGACGCGTTGATCGAGGAGCTGCTGGTCAAGGGCGCCACCCGCGTCGATGTCGGCCAGGACCCCGATGTCACCTGGACGGTGCTCGCCGACCCGGAGGGCAACGAGTTCTGCGTGCTCTCCAGCCGCGACCGATGA
- a CDS encoding o-succinylbenzoate synthase, whose product MSAPAPDELLDALHVVTLPLRTRFRGITEREIALVRGPHGWGEFAPFVEYGPQESARWLAAAIEAAWTGWPDPVRTAVPVNATVPAVPAGDVAGILARYDGCTTAKVKVAESGQSRADDIDRVAAVRDAMGPHGRIRVDANGGWTLTQAHDALAALAPFGLEYAEQPCADVRDLARLRVELARAGIDVPVAADESIRKAEDPLEVARLGAADLVVVKVAPLGGVVRALEVVADCGLPAVVSSAIDSSVGLRAGVALAAALPELEHACGLGTGALLGADVTTDPLLPVHGQLPVRDVVPDPDLLATHAAPAARLDWWRDRVTAALAHL is encoded by the coding sequence ATGAGCGCACCGGCCCCGGACGAGCTGCTCGACGCGCTGCACGTCGTCACCCTGCCGCTGCGCACCCGGTTCCGCGGGATCACCGAGCGGGAGATCGCGCTGGTGCGCGGGCCCCACGGTTGGGGTGAGTTCGCGCCCTTCGTCGAGTACGGGCCGCAGGAGTCGGCCCGCTGGCTGGCCGCGGCGATCGAAGCCGCCTGGACCGGGTGGCCGGACCCGGTGCGCACCGCGGTGCCCGTCAACGCGACCGTCCCTGCGGTCCCCGCCGGCGACGTGGCGGGGATCCTCGCCCGCTACGACGGATGCACCACCGCCAAGGTCAAGGTCGCCGAGTCCGGCCAGAGCCGGGCCGATGACATCGACCGGGTCGCCGCGGTCCGCGACGCCATGGGCCCGCACGGTCGCATCCGCGTCGATGCCAACGGCGGCTGGACCCTCACCCAGGCGCACGACGCGCTCGCAGCCCTCGCCCCCTTCGGCCTGGAGTACGCCGAGCAGCCCTGTGCCGACGTGCGTGACCTCGCCCGGCTGCGGGTGGAGCTGGCGCGCGCCGGCATCGACGTACCGGTCGCCGCCGACGAGTCGATCCGCAAGGCCGAGGACCCGCTCGAGGTCGCGCGGCTGGGCGCCGCGGACCTCGTGGTGGTCAAGGTCGCCCCCCTCGGTGGCGTCGTCCGCGCCCTCGAGGTCGTCGCCGACTGCGGGCTGCCGGCCGTCGTCTCCTCCGCGATCGACTCCAGCGTCGGCCTGCGGGCCGGGGTGGCGCTCGCCGCAGCGCTGCCCGAGCTGGAGCACGCCTGCGGTCTCGGCACCGGGGCGCTGCTCGGCGCGGACGTCACGACCGACCCGCTCCTGCCCGTGCACGGGCAGCTGCCCGTGCGCGACGTCGTGCCCGACCCCGACCTGCTCGCCACCCACGCCGCGCCCGCGGCGCGGCTGGACTGGTGGCGCGACCGTGTCACCGCCGCCCTGGCGCACCTGTGA